One segment of Cetobacterium sp. NK01 DNA contains the following:
- a CDS encoding EutN/CcmL family microcompartment protein, with translation MIIARIIDNVWATRKADQLSGLKFMLAEEIRGDSSKNRIIAVDVIGAGIGDRVIISTGSSAREMIGRSVPVDAIVVGIIDEDCKLK, from the coding sequence ATGATTATAGCAAGGATAATAGATAATGTTTGGGCAACAAGAAAAGCAGATCAATTAAGTGGTTTGAAGTTTATGTTAGCAGAGGAGATTAGGGGAGATTCATCTAAAAATAGAATAATAGCTGTAGATGTTATAGGAGCTGGAATAGGGGATAGAGTTATTATAAGTACAGGTTCTTCAGCTAGAGAGATGATAGGAAGAAGTGTTCCTGTTGATGCTATTGTAGTTGGAATAATTGATGAGGATTGCAAGTTAAAGTAG
- the eutJ gene encoding ethanolamine utilization protein EutJ has product MSLEKIVDFEYCDSLVAEFEKVIKKPKLTDSSVYYTGVDLGTACVVLAVLDENYNPVAGAYRYADVVKDGMVVDYIGAINIVRELKKEIEEKLKTELIYAAAAIPPGTDSLDGGAIKNVVQAAGFELTNLLDEPTAANQVLKIKNGAVVDIGGGTTGTSILKNGEVISVADEATGGTHFSLVISGTYRKAFKEADEYKRDIKNHKELLPVLKPVIEKVAYIINNHIKGYEVDNISLVGGTACLTGIEDVIQKNVKVNVYKPKNPMFVTPLGIALSCTQEILDL; this is encoded by the coding sequence ATGAGTTTAGAAAAAATAGTAGATTTTGAATATTGTGATAGCTTAGTGGCAGAGTTTGAAAAAGTTATAAAGAAACCTAAACTAACTGATTCATCAGTTTACTATACAGGTGTAGATTTAGGAACTGCGTGCGTTGTGTTAGCAGTTTTAGATGAAAACTACAATCCTGTTGCAGGAGCATATAGATATGCTGATGTGGTGAAAGATGGAATGGTAGTTGATTATATAGGTGCTATAAATATAGTTAGAGAGTTGAAAAAAGAGATCGAAGAAAAATTAAAAACAGAGTTGATTTATGCAGCAGCGGCAATACCTCCAGGGACAGATAGCTTAGATGGAGGAGCTATTAAAAATGTAGTTCAAGCAGCTGGATTTGAATTGACAAATCTACTTGATGAGCCAACAGCAGCTAATCAAGTTTTAAAGATAAAAAATGGTGCAGTAGTTGATATTGGAGGGGGAACTACAGGGACTTCAATACTAAAAAATGGAGAGGTAATATCTGTAGCGGATGAGGCTACAGGTGGAACACATTTCTCCCTAGTAATATCAGGAACGTATAGAAAAGCTTTTAAAGAAGCTGATGAATATAAAAGAGATATAAAAAATCATAAAGAGTTACTACCAGTTTTAAAACCAGTAATAGAAAAAGTTGCTTATATAATAAATAATCATATAAAAGGTTATGAAGTTGACAATATATCTTTAGTTGGTGGAACAGCGTGTTTAACTGGAATAGAAGATGTAATCCAGAAGAATGTTAAAGTAAATGTATATAAGCCTAAAAATCCTATGTTTGTAACACCTTTAGGAATAGCTTTGAGCTGTACGCAGGAGATATTAGATTTATAA
- the cutD gene encoding choline TMA-lyase-activating enzyme → MKNNLLERKARIFNVQKYNMYDGPGVRTLIFFQGCPLRCKWCANPEGLEKKYKVMFKNNSCIDCNRCTKVCPAEIHSVSLNKTHTVDRTKQCIGCRKCENECHKEALKIVGYEKTISELLKIVEEDRMFYDMSGGGVTLGGGEVLTQPEPAINLLMACKNIGINTAIETCGYTTLDVIEKVAEYVDLFLFDIKQIDPEKHFYWTGVRNERILENLKFLLENRFNVEIRVPLIKGANSDIVDIENLIKFLLPYKDYKNLKGVDLLPYHKMGVNKYEQLGMDYEMKGEFQLTNDELDQIENLIKKYDLQARVIRH, encoded by the coding sequence ATGAAAAATAACCTTTTAGAAAGAAAAGCTAGAATTTTTAATGTTCAAAAATACAATATGTATGATGGACCGGGAGTAAGGACTTTGATATTTTTTCAAGGATGTCCTCTAAGATGTAAGTGGTGTGCAAATCCAGAGGGGCTTGAAAAAAAATATAAGGTTATGTTCAAAAATAATAGTTGTATAGATTGTAATAGATGTACAAAGGTTTGCCCTGCAGAGATTCACAGTGTAAGTTTAAATAAAACTCACACTGTGGACAGGACAAAACAATGTATAGGATGTAGAAAATGTGAAAACGAATGTCATAAAGAAGCTTTAAAAATAGTTGGTTATGAAAAAACTATTTCAGAACTTTTAAAAATAGTAGAAGAGGATAGAATGTTTTATGATATGTCAGGAGGAGGAGTAACCCTAGGGGGAGGGGAAGTTTTAACACAGCCAGAACCAGCTATAAATCTTTTAATGGCTTGTAAAAATATAGGAATAAATACTGCAATAGAAACATGTGGTTATACAACTTTAGACGTTATTGAAAAAGTAGCTGAATATGTAGATCTTTTTCTCTTTGATATAAAACAGATTGATCCAGAAAAACATTTTTACTGGACAGGAGTTAGAAATGAAAGAATTTTAGAAAATTTGAAATTTCTTCTAGAAAATCGATTTAATGTAGAGATTAGAGTTCCTTTAATAAAGGGAGCTAACTCAGATATTGTAGATATAGAGAATTTGATAAAATTTTTATTACCATATAAAGATTATAAAAATCTAAAGGGTGTGGATTTATTACCGTACCATAAAATGGGAGTAAATAAATATGAACAGTTAGGTATGGACTATGAGATGAAGGGTGAGTTTCAGCTAACTAATGATGAACTTGATCAGATAGAAAATCTAATAAAAAAATATGATCTTCAAGCTAGAGTTATACGTCATTAA
- the cutC gene encoding choline trimethylamine-lyase encodes MEIREFLNKFMKATENMSDEEREALLKMFQGVSHEIKKENCETKDYDLGNDCKEVPQKITERLSKLKENYLKQVPSITIHRAKVLTKIAKENPGLPKAILRGKSFKHCCETAPLVIQDNELIVGSPNGSPRAGAFSPDVSWRWLETELETISKRAQDPFYLSEEDKRTLKEEIFPFWAGQSIDEHCEQQFREAGLWELSGESFVSDCSYHALNGGGDSNPGYDVILMNKGMLDVVREAKEKLETLDYANPDDIEKIYFYKSLIDTAEGVMIYAKRMSEYAAQLAAKEQNPKRKAELLKISEINARVPAHKPETFWEAVQAVWTIESLLVIEENQTGMSIGRVDQYMYPYFKADIESGRMSNFEAFEIAGCMLIKMSEMMWVTSEGASKFFAGYQPFVNMCLGGVTRSGMDGTNDLTYLLMDAVRHVKVYQPTIACRIHKSSPHEYLKKIVQLIKAGLGFPACHFDDVHIKMMLAKGVSIEDARDYCLMGCVEPQKSGRLYQWTSTAYTQWPICIELVLNNGATLWYGKQVCPDLGDVDKYKTYEEFEEAVKYQIKYITKLSSIATVITQKVHKDLAPKPLMSMMYEGCMETGKGVEAGGAMYNFGPGVVWSGLATYVDSMAVIKKLVFEDKKYTLRDIKEALKADFVGYEMLRKDCLAVPKYGNDEDYVDFIATDLINFTETEHRKYKTLYSILSHGTLSISNNTPLGQITGATPNGRKAWMPLSDGISPTQGADTKGPTAIIKSISKMACDTMNIGMVHNFKLISGLLETPEGENGIITLIRSACALQLGEMQFNYLDNETLLAAQKNPEAYRDLIVRVAGYSAYFVELCKDVQDEIISRTVLTHF; translated from the coding sequence ATGGAAATTCGAGAGTTTTTAAATAAATTTATGAAGGCTACTGAGAACATGTCAGATGAAGAGAGAGAAGCTCTACTGAAAATGTTTCAAGGGGTAAGTCATGAGATAAAAAAAGAAAATTGTGAAACAAAAGATTATGATTTAGGAAATGATTGCAAAGAGGTACCTCAAAAAATAACTGAGAGATTGTCAAAGTTAAAAGAGAATTACTTAAAGCAAGTTCCTTCAATAACAATACATAGAGCTAAAGTTTTAACAAAAATTGCTAAAGAAAATCCAGGTCTTCCAAAGGCTATATTAAGAGGAAAAAGTTTTAAACATTGCTGTGAAACTGCACCTTTAGTAATTCAAGATAATGAATTAATCGTAGGATCACCAAATGGTTCACCAAGAGCAGGAGCTTTTTCTCCAGATGTTTCTTGGAGATGGCTAGAAACAGAGTTAGAAACTATATCTAAGAGAGCTCAAGATCCATTTTATTTATCAGAGGAAGATAAGAGAACATTAAAAGAAGAGATTTTCCCATTCTGGGCAGGGCAATCAATTGATGAGCATTGTGAGCAGCAGTTCCGTGAAGCTGGACTTTGGGAGTTATCAGGAGAATCATTTGTATCTGATTGTTCATACCATGCACTAAACGGTGGAGGAGATTCAAACCCAGGTTACGATGTAATTCTAATGAATAAAGGAATGTTAGATGTAGTTAGAGAAGCTAAAGAAAAATTAGAAACTTTAGACTATGCTAATCCAGATGATATAGAAAAAATTTACTTCTATAAGTCATTAATAGATACTGCAGAGGGTGTAATGATTTATGCTAAACGTATGTCAGAATATGCAGCTCAACTTGCAGCAAAAGAGCAAAATCCAAAAAGAAAAGCGGAATTACTAAAAATATCAGAGATAAATGCAAGAGTTCCAGCTCATAAACCTGAAACTTTCTGGGAAGCTGTACAAGCTGTTTGGACAATTGAATCACTTTTAGTTATAGAAGAGAACCAAACAGGAATGTCAATAGGACGTGTGGACCAATATATGTATCCATACTTTAAAGCTGATATTGAAAGTGGAAGAATGTCAAACTTTGAAGCCTTTGAGATTGCTGGATGTATGCTGATAAAAATGTCAGAAATGATGTGGGTTACAAGTGAGGGAGCATCGAAATTCTTTGCAGGATATCAACCTTTCGTAAATATGTGTCTAGGTGGAGTAACTAGATCAGGAATGGACGGTACAAATGATCTAACGTACTTATTGATGGATGCAGTGAGACATGTAAAGGTTTATCAGCCAACTATCGCTTGTAGAATTCACAAATCATCACCACATGAGTATTTGAAGAAAATTGTTCAATTAATAAAAGCTGGATTAGGATTCCCTGCTTGTCACTTTGATGATGTACATATAAAAATGATGCTAGCTAAAGGGGTTTCAATTGAGGATGCTAGAGATTATTGTTTAATGGGGTGTGTTGAACCTCAAAAATCGGGAAGACTTTATCAGTGGACTTCAACAGCTTATACGCAGTGGCCAATTTGTATAGAGTTAGTTTTAAATAATGGAGCAACTCTTTGGTATGGAAAACAAGTTTGTCCAGATTTAGGAGATGTGGATAAATATAAGACTTATGAAGAGTTTGAAGAAGCAGTAAAATATCAAATAAAATATATTACAAAACTTTCAAGTATAGCAACAGTTATAACTCAAAAAGTTCATAAAGATTTAGCTCCAAAACCACTTATGTCAATGATGTATGAAGGATGTATGGAAACTGGAAAAGGAGTAGAAGCTGGTGGAGCAATGTATAACTTTGGACCTGGAGTGGTTTGGAGTGGTCTTGCAACTTATGTAGACTCTATGGCTGTTATTAAAAAGCTTGTATTTGAAGATAAAAAATATACATTAAGAGATATAAAAGAAGCTTTAAAGGCTGACTTTGTAGGATACGAAATGTTAAGAAAAGATTGTTTAGCAGTTCCAAAATATGGAAATGATGAAGATTATGTAGACTTTATAGCAACAGATTTAATTAACTTTACAGAAACAGAGCACCGTAAATATAAGACTCTTTACTCAATACTAAGTCATGGAACGTTATCTATTTCGAATAACACTCCTTTAGGACAAATAACTGGTGCTACACCAAATGGACGTAAAGCGTGGATGCCACTTTCAGATGGAATAAGTCCAACTCAAGGAGCAGATACAAAAGGACCTACAGCAATTATAAAATCAATTTCAAAAATGGCTTGTGATACGATGAATATAGGAATGGTACACAACTTTAAGCTAATCTCTGGACTATTAGAAACACCAGAAGGAGAAAATGGAATTATAACTTTAATACGTAGTGCGTGTGCTTTACAATTAGGAGAGATGCAGTTTAACTATTTAGATAATGAGACATTACTAGCAGCTCAAAAAAATCCTGAAGCATATAGAGATTTAATAGTTCGTGTGGCTGGATATAGTGCTTACTTTGTTGAGTTATGTAAAGATGTACAAGATGAAATTATAAGTAGAACGGTGTTAACACACTTCTAG